A region from the Chroogloeocystis siderophila 5.2 s.c.1 genome encodes:
- the nudC gene encoding NAD(+) diphosphatase codes for MHRIFNPGIAPPVQTSEPAWWFAFVGNQLLVRQEETIGHVPYLISLEEIGLTPVRTQFLGTLDDQPCYSAELPKDTLLPDGMSLCGLRELYGILDEDLFMLSGRAIQIVEWDRTHLYCGHCATPMTQLPHERAKRCPSCGLVNYPRLSPAIIVLVSRGEELLLARAHRFPPGMYSILAGFVEPGESLEETVVREVREEVGIEITDIRYFGSQPWPFPNSLMIGFTATYADGDITIEPQELVDAGWFHKHNLPKLPPPLSIARKLIDWFIATH; via the coding sequence ATGCATCGTATCTTTAATCCTGGCATTGCCCCACCTGTACAAACTTCTGAACCTGCTTGGTGGTTTGCTTTTGTCGGCAATCAGCTGCTAGTTCGCCAGGAAGAAACTATTGGTCATGTACCTTATCTCATTAGCTTAGAAGAAATTGGCTTAACGCCTGTACGCACGCAATTTCTCGGAACATTAGACGATCAACCGTGTTATTCAGCCGAATTACCTAAAGATACGCTCCTGCCTGATGGAATGTCTTTGTGTGGACTGCGTGAATTATACGGCATATTAGACGAAGACTTATTTATGCTCAGTGGTCGGGCAATTCAAATCGTTGAATGGGACCGCACTCATTTGTATTGCGGACACTGCGCGACGCCAATGACACAACTACCGCACGAACGTGCTAAACGTTGTCCTAGCTGTGGATTAGTCAATTATCCACGTCTTTCACCCGCAATTATTGTCCTTGTCTCGCGTGGTGAAGAGTTATTGCTAGCCCGCGCGCATCGATTTCCCCCAGGAATGTACAGTATACTCGCTGGCTTTGTGGAACCAGGAGAATCTTTAGAAGAAACTGTAGTGCGGGAAGTGCGTGAAGAAGTTGGCATTGAGATTACAGATATTCGCTATTTTGGCTCACAACCGTGGCCTTTTCCTAATTCTTTAATGATTGGATTTACTGCGACTTATGCAGATGGTGATATCACAATTGAACCGCAAGAGTTAGTCGATGCTGGCTGGTTTCACAAACACAATCTGCCAAAGCTTCCACCACCGTTAAGTATTGCTCGAAAACTGATCGACTGGTTTATCGCGACACACTGA
- the mug gene encoding G/U mismatch-specific DNA glycosylase, with translation MQRKPTSEEIIAATGKTVSDIIAPNLRVLFCGINPSVYSAAVGHHFARPGNRFWRSLHNAGFTNRLLSPFEDRDLLQFGYGLTNIVDRATARADQLAPEELIQGQQQLSAKVQQYQPRFLAILGISAYRTAFYRPKAVMGKQDESLHSAIVWVLPNPSGLNAHYQLADLKRVYRELLVAIET, from the coding sequence GTGCAGCGCAAACCCACATCAGAAGAAATTATTGCCGCAACGGGGAAGACGGTTTCAGATATTATTGCCCCGAATTTGCGTGTTTTGTTCTGTGGTATCAATCCTAGCGTCTATAGTGCTGCTGTGGGACATCACTTTGCACGCCCAGGAAATCGCTTTTGGCGATCGCTACACAATGCAGGTTTTACAAATCGATTACTCTCTCCCTTTGAAGATCGCGACTTGCTGCAATTTGGCTATGGTTTAACCAACATTGTCGATCGCGCAACCGCACGAGCCGATCAATTAGCACCTGAAGAACTCATTCAAGGTCAACAACAGTTAAGCGCAAAAGTACAGCAGTATCAACCGCGATTTCTCGCCATCTTGGGTATTAGTGCTTATCGCACTGCATTTTATCGTCCCAAGGCTGTCATGGGGAAACAGGATGAGTCTTTACATAGTGCGATCGTGTGGGTATTACCTAACCCTAGTGGGTTAAATGCCCATTATCAACTCGCAGATCTCAAACGAGTATATCGAGAATTGCTCGTTGCAATTGAAACTTGA